The nucleotide sequence CAGGGGATCGCGATGCCCCATTGGGTGACCTTGTCGCCTTCGCGCTTGGTGAGCTTCTTGGCCCAGTCGGTGAGCTCGGCCCAGGTCTGCGGCGGCTTGCTCGGATCGAGCCCGGCTTCCTTCGCCTTGTCGGCGTTGATGTAGAGCAGCGGCGTCGAATTGTGGAAGGGCACGCCGTAGACCGAGCGGTTGATCACCGCGTTGCCCTGGAGTGCCGGGAAGAACTGGCCCAAAAACTGCTCTTTGGTGGTGCCGTCGGCGGCGATCAGTGGATCGAGATTGGTGAGCTCGTTCTCGATCTGCATGTCGAGCAGGAAGTTGGCCGACATGATCACGGCGGACGGCGGCTTGCCGGCCTTGATCGCGGCGCGCGTCTTGATCAGCGTGTCGTCATAGGAGCCAGTGTAGACGGCGGTCGCCTTGATGTTCGGATGTCCTTCGTTGAACTCCTTGATCAGGGTGCCCATGTCGCGGGCGAGCTTGCCGTCGACGGGGACGGGGAAGAACAGGTCGATCTCGGTCGGACCTTCGGCCATCGCCGGGAAGGTGAGGGCGCCTGCCAAAGAGCCTGCCATGGCAAGGCCAAGCATGAGCCTGCGGGAAAACAGCATCGAGAAATCTCCTATTTGATGCCTGAGGTGACGAAAGAACTGATGAAGCGTTTCTGGAAGATCAGGAAGGTGATGAGCAGCGGCGCGATCACCATCAGCGTGCCGGCGGCGATGGTGCCCCAGGCCTGCGTGCCTTCGGCCGTCGCGGTGAACACCGACAGCCCGACCGTGAGCGGCCGCTTGTCCGGCGAATTGATCACCATCAGCGGCCACAGGAAGTCGTTCCAATGGCTGGTCACGGAGATGATGGCGAACGCCGAGAAGCTCGGCATCGACAGCGGCACGTAGATGTGACGGATGCGCTGGAGCAGGCTGGCGCCGTCGATCAGGGCGGCATCTTCCAGCTCGGTCGGAATAGCCTCGAAGGCCTGCCGCATCAGGAAGGTGCCGAAGGCGGAGGCAAAGAACGGCATCATCACGCCGGTGAGTGTGTCATAGAGGCCGAGCTGCGCGACAAGGCTCAAATTCGGCACGATCAGCAGCACCGGCACCAGCATCAGCTGCATCAGGAACAGGTAGAAGATCAGCGTCTTGCCGGCGAAGTCGAGCCGCGCAAAGGCAAAGCCCGCCAGCGTGATCGTGACGAACTGCACCAGCAGGATGCCGGTGCAGATGATCATGGTGTTGAGGGTATAGCGGGGGAAATCGCCGATCTCCCAGGCGTCCCTGACATTGTCGAGCGTCGGCTTCAGGCTTGGCATCAGCTCGGCCATGAGATTGATGCCATCGGAGGCCGGGCGCAGCGTCGCCACACCCATCCACAGGAACGGGATCAGCCAGACGATTGCGAGCAGCACGGTCAGCACAAAGCCGAGCTTGGGGGTGATCTCATTTCGCGTGGCGAGCGGGGCGTCCTTGAACAGGCGGTCAAGCAGCTTCATGGTCCGCCCTCGCGGTTCGCCATGGTGCGGAAGGAGAGCGCGGTGAGGCCCATCAAAGCGGCGAGCGTCAGCAGCGTCGCCGCCGAGGCCTTGCCGATGTCGTAATGCTCGACCGCCTGCTGGTAGATGTAGAACAGCACGAGGTTGGTCGAATTGGACGGCCCGCCCTTGGTCATGACAAAGACGTGGTCGACCTGCGTGACCGCATTGAGCGTTGCGATCACGATGACGAACAGGAAGGTGGGCTTGAGCTCCGGCAGGATGATGTGACGAAACCGCATGAACGGCCCGGCGCCGTCGAGATGGGCCGCCTCCATCACATCCTCGGGCACGGCCTGGAGGCCGGCGAGGAAGAACAGCATGTAATAGCCGGCGTTCTTCCAGATCGTGATCACCATGATCGCGGACAGCGCGATGTCGGGATCGCCGAGCCAGTTCGGCAGCACCGGCAGCAGCCGGCCGATGTAATAGTCGAGCAGACCGACATTCGGCAGGAAGATGAACAGGAACAGCGCTGACGCCGCCACCATCGGGATCAGCACCGGCAGGAAGAGCGCGGCGCGTAGTACGCTGTTCACCGCATGAGTCCGCGCCAGCGCCAGCGCGAACAGCAGCGCGAGGCCGATGCTGGGGATCGCGGTGCCGACGGCGTAGATGAGGTTGTTGATAACGGCGCCGGTGAAGGCGGGGTCGGCCAGCACCGCACTGATATTGTCGAGGCCGACGAAGCGGATCGGCGCCTTCGGCGTGGCGCGCTGATAGAGCGCATCGACGAACACGCGGCCCATCGCGCCGTAGGTGAACAGCGCGAGGAAGACCAGCGAGGGCAGTAGCAGCAGATAGGCCGGCAGCGAGGCTTTGAAGCGGCCCAGGAAACGCTTCAGGAGACGAAGGCGCGGCGCCGCTGATGCCGCGACCGGGAGAGCCGCGGGTTCAGCGAGGCTCATCTCACCGCGCCGCGAACTTGAGCGCATAGTCGCGGCCGTCCATTCCCGCGGGCGGGTCGAACGGGAAGCGCAGACTTTCGTCGAGGAAGTCGTGGCTGTGCACGACCAGGTTCTGATCGTCGATCAGCACCACGCCGTAGGCCGGCGGCTCGTGGCTCGCCAGATGGTCGGTGACGGCTGGGTTGAGCTCGAACCAGACCTGGTGATTGGTGCCGCGCAGCGTCGAGAACGGGATCTTGCCGTAGCTGCCGAAGATCGGGCGGTGCACATGGCCGAAGAACAGGTGGCGGATGCGCGACCGGTAAGGCGCAATCACTTCGGCGAATTCGGCACTCTGCGCCAGCGCGATTTCGTCCATCGCGTGGACGCCGACCGGGAAGGGCGGATGATGCATGAACACGACGAACGGCATGTCAGCGGGCGCGGCCGCGAGCGTCTTCGCCAGCCAGTCGAAGCGTTTTGCGCACATCTCGCCGGCGTGGCTGGTCTCGTCCAGAGTATCGAGGAAGACGAACAGGCCGTGCTCGGTGGTGCGCGTGCCCTGCACGAAGCCGTTTGGATCGCGCGGCGCGGCCTTCAGGCTATCGAGGCAGGCGACGCGCTTGTCGTGATTGCCGACCATGGCGATGTAGGGAATCTTCAGCGCGGACATTGCGTCGGCGAAATTGGCGTAGGATTCCGGCTCGCCCCAATGGGTGAGATCGCCGGTCACAACGGCGAAGGCGGCATCGGACTGGTGCGTGTTGATGTCGGCAATCGCCGCGTCCAGCCGGGCG is from Bradyrhizobium xenonodulans and encodes:
- a CDS encoding carbohydrate ABC transporter permease, with translation MKLLDRLFKDAPLATRNEITPKLGFVLTVLLAIVWLIPFLWMGVATLRPASDGINLMAELMPSLKPTLDNVRDAWEIGDFPRYTLNTMIICTGILLVQFVTITLAGFAFARLDFAGKTLIFYLFLMQLMLVPVLLIVPNLSLVAQLGLYDTLTGVMMPFFASAFGTFLMRQAFEAIPTELEDAALIDGASLLQRIRHIYVPLSMPSFSAFAIISVTSHWNDFLWPLMVINSPDKRPLTVGLSVFTATAEGTQAWGTIAAGTLMVIAPLLITFLIFQKRFISSFVTSGIK
- a CDS encoding carbohydrate ABC transporter permease; this encodes MSLAEPAALPVAASAAPRLRLLKRFLGRFKASLPAYLLLLPSLVFLALFTYGAMGRVFVDALYQRATPKAPIRFVGLDNISAVLADPAFTGAVINNLIYAVGTAIPSIGLALLFALALARTHAVNSVLRAALFLPVLIPMVAASALFLFIFLPNVGLLDYYIGRLLPVLPNWLGDPDIALSAIMVITIWKNAGYYMLFFLAGLQAVPEDVMEAAHLDGAGPFMRFRHIILPELKPTFLFVIVIATLNAVTQVDHVFVMTKGGPSNSTNLVLFYIYQQAVEHYDIGKASAATLLTLAALMGLTALSFRTMANREGGP
- a CDS encoding phosphodiesterase: MPFKFIHLTDTHLANPGLKLYGLDPRARLDAAIADINTHQSDAAFAVVTGDLTHWGEPESYANFADAMSALKIPYIAMVGNHDKRVACLDSLKAAPRDPNGFVQGTRTTEHGLFVFLDTLDETSHAGEMCAKRFDWLAKTLAAAPADMPFVVFMHHPPFPVGVHAMDEIALAQSAEFAEVIAPYRSRIRHLFFGHVHRPIFGSYGKIPFSTLRGTNHQVWFELNPAVTDHLASHEPPAYGVVLIDDQNLVVHSHDFLDESLRFPFDPPAGMDGRDYALKFAAR